One Falco peregrinus isolate bFalPer1 chromosome 6, bFalPer1.pri, whole genome shotgun sequence DNA segment encodes these proteins:
- the LOC101924497 gene encoding histone H2B 5, whose protein sequence is MPEPAKSAPAPKKGSKKAVTKTQKKGDKKRRRSRKESYSIYVYKVLKQVHPDTGISSKAMGIMNSFVNDIFERIAGEASRLAHYNKRSTITSREIQTAVRLLLPGELAKHAVSEGTKAVTKYTSSK, encoded by the coding sequence ATGCCGGAACCGGCGAAATCGGCGCCCGCCCCTAAAAAGGGCTCCAAGAAAGCGGTGACCAAGACCCAGAAGAAGGGGGACAAGAAGCGGCGGCGCAGCCGTAAGGAGAGTTACTCCATCTACGTCTACAAAGTGCTGAAGCAGGTGCACCCTGACACCGGCATCTCTTCCAAGGCCATGGGCATCATGAATTCTTTTGTCAACGACATCTTTGAGCGCATCGCGGGGGAGGCGTCCCGCCTGGCTCACTACAACAAGCGCTCCACCATCACCTCCCGGGAGATCCAGACGGCCGTgcggctcctgctgcctggtgAGCTGGCCAAACATGCCGTCTCCGAGGGCACCAAGGCCGTTACCAAATACACCAGCTCCAAGTAG
- the THAP7 gene encoding THAP domain-containing protein 7 produces MPRHCSAAGCCTRDTRETRNRGISFHRLPKKDNPRRALWLENSRRRDASGEGLWDPASKYIYFCSQHFEKSCFEIVGFSGYHRLKEGAVPTVFEFSSPKPPRATKLKPPAPKSDTPKPLRATRRWRQDPTPSPPDPPFTADVSCFPGEGEDPGAPPAGDHGGVPALPGPSGARGPLPESLLVATGDGEATATPALPEGAPPAPPRPVSPSLYMLRLPPPVGAYIQSEHSYQVGNALLWKRRAEAALDALSKAQRQLQACKRREQRLRLRVGELQQEQRGPLEIRRTPKESPPRMVELQLLGDGTK; encoded by the exons atgCCCCGTCACTGCTCTGCTGCCGGCTGCTGCACCCGTGACACTCGGGAGACCCGCAACCGAGGCATCTCCTTCCACCG GCTGCCCAAGAAGGACAACCCGCGGCGGGCACTGTGGCTGGAGAACAGCCGGCGGCGGGACGCGAGCGGAGAGGGCCTGTGGGACCCGGCCTCCAAGTACATTTACTTCTGCTCCCAGCACTTTGAGAAGAGCTGCTTTGAGATAGTCGGCTTCAG TGGCTACCACCGTCTCAAGGAAGGGGCCGTGCCCACCGTCTTTGAATTTTCCTCCCCCAAACCCCCCCGGGCCACCAAGCTGAAGCCCCCCGCGCCCAAGAGTGACACCCCAAAACCCCTTCGGGCTACCAGGAGGTGGAG GCAGGACCCCACTCCTTCCCCCCCGGACCCCCCCTTTACTGCTGACGTCTCCTGCTTCCCGGGGGAAGGCGAAGACCCTGGTGCCCCCCCGGCCGGTGACCACGGGGGTGTCCCAGCCCTTCCCGGCCCTTCAGGTGCCCGTGGCCCCCTCCCAGAAAGCCTTTTGGTGGCCACAGGGGACGGAGAAGCCACGGCCACCCCGGCTCTGCCCGAaggtgcccccccagcccctcctcgCCCCGTATCCCCCTCCCTTTACATGCTGCGGCTGCCACCGCCGGTGGGAGCGTACATCCAGAGTGAGCACAGCTACCAGGTGGGCAATGCCCTGCTTTGGAAACGTCGTGCCGAAGCCGCCCTTGACGCCCTCAGTAAAGCCCAACGGCAACTCCAAGCTTGTAAACGACGCGAGCAACGCCTGCGGCTTCGCGTGGGGGAGCTCCAGCAGGAACAACGTGGCCCCCTCGAGATCCGCCGCACCCCCAAAGAATCCCCCCCACGGATggtggagctgcagctcctcgGGGATGGCACCAAGTGA
- the ASPDH gene encoding LOW QUALITY PROTEIN: aspartate dehydrogenase domain-containing protein (The sequence of the model RefSeq protein was modified relative to this genomic sequence to represent the inferred CDS: deleted 2 bases in 1 codon): MAQAEVPRCRRVGILGYGQLGQFLAGQLLAQGPPLGLALAFVWVRGEGRLEGLPPALRLPDLRLLPQTEVDLVVEVAHPCVAQEHGEDILAHADFMLGSPTVLADPAVEQRLRGGGRGGGHTLYVPRGALWGCEDIARMDRAGTLAALKVTMTKAPQSFRLEGWLQERLVAAGGTRTVLYEGPLRPLCPLAPNNVNTMAAAAVAAPHLGFDGIQACLVADPSVPDWHIVEVEVTSVGDKGRALSVTSIRRNPAAPGAVTGSATRHAFWSSLLACHGHGGCVQLC; encoded by the exons ATGGCGCAGGCAGAGGTCCCGCGGTGTCGCCGCGTGGGGATCCTGGGCTACGGCCAGTTGG GGCAGTTCCTGGCGGGGCAGCTGCTGGCGCAGGGCCCCCCCCTGGGCCTGGCTTTGGCCTTCGTGTGGGtgcggggggaggggcggctggaggggctgccccccgccctGCGCCTGCCCGACCTGCGCCTGCTCCCCCAGAC ggaggtggaCCTGGTGGTGGAGGTGGCACATCCCTGCGTGGCCCAGGAGCATGGCGAGGACATCCTGGCCCACGCTGACTTCATG CTGGGGTCCCCCACGGTGCTGGCGGACCCTGCGGTGGAGCAGCGGctgcgggggggcggc cgcggggggggtCACACGCTCTATGTCCCCCGGGGCGCCCTGTGGGGCTGCGAGGACATCGCACGCATGGACCGGGCTGGCACGCTGGCT GCGCTGAAGGTGACAATGACAAAGGCCCCACAGAGCTTCCGCCTGGaggggtggctgcaggagcGGCTGGTGGCAGCGGGGGGGACACGCACTGTCCTCTACGAGGGTCCTCTGCGTCCCCTCTGTCCCCTCGCCCCCAACAACGTCAACACCATGGCAGCCGCAGCGGTGGCCGCGCCACACCTGGGCTTCGATGGCATCCAGGCCTGCTTGGTGGCTGACCCCAG TGTTCCCGACTGGCACATCGTGGAGGTGGAGGTGACAAGTGTTGGGGACAAGGGACGGGCGCTGAGTGTCACCAGCATCCGCCGTAATCCGGCGGCACCCGGTGCTGTCACTGGCAGTGCCACCCGTCACGCCTTCTGGAGCAGCCTGCTGG cctgccacGGACATGGTGGATGtgtccagctctgctga
- the LOC101924665 gene encoding histone H2A type 1-like: MSGRGKQGGKTRAKAKSRSSRAGLQFPVGRVHRLLRKGNYAERVGAGAPVYLAAVMEYLTAEILELAALQRLKSPEEPQFHPRTPADARLPAKPFERRNPERNPRPGTTRGRK, translated from the exons ATGTCGGGCAGGGGGAAACAGGGGGGCAAAACCCGGGCTAAGGCAAAGTCCCGCTCGTCCCGCGCCGGCCTCCAGTTCCCTGTAGGCCGCGTTCACCGCCTGCTGCGGAAGGGTAACTATGCCGAGCGGGTGGGCGCCGGAGCCCCCGTATATCTGGCTGCAGTGATGGAGTACCTGACAGCTGAGATTCTGGAGCTGGCAG CGCTACAGCGTTTGAAGAGTCCAGAAGAGCCTCAGTTCCACCCTCGAACCCCCGCAGACGCCAGGTTACCCGCAAAGCCTTTTGAGCGGCGCAATCCGGAGCGTAACCCCCGCCCAGGCACCACGCGGGGGCGTAAGTAA
- the SLC27A5 gene encoding long-chain fatty acid transport protein 5 isoform X1, whose translation MVLGAVAVAVLAGLVLLLLLVPPVTWHLVPFLWVDLVAFGALVRSSLRCQWRLNRRPPITLLDVFQDHARRQPHRPLLRFQEEVYTYEDVERQSNRAARALGQHLGLQPGQPVGVFLPNEPTYVWTWLALAKLGCPMACLNCNVRGQALRHALAAARITLLLASLDLQAAVEEVLPALQHDGIRVFYLSSTSPTPGVEALLPTIKAASDEPLPSHHRAGTTASSKAMYIYTSGTTGLPKAAVITEKKLMMVASLGRLCGLRPDDVIYTTLPLYHSAGLLIGVGGCFEVGATCVLRAKFSASQFWDDCRRYNVSVIQYVGELMRYLCNTPKRPNDREHGVRMALGNGLRAEVWKEFLQRFGPISICEFYGATEGNAGFINYTGKIGAVGRANMFLKSFAPFELIKYNVEADEPVRDERGLCIQVRPGETGLLVIKITKNTPFHGYAGDSQKTEKKILRDVLVKGDAFFNSGDLLVIDHEKFVYFQDRVGDTFRWKGENVATTEVEATLAMVDFIQEVNVYGVSVPGCEGRCGMAAIRLKAGASFEGESFYTFTGDTLPSYAAPRFVRIQDTLEITGTFKQCKGNLVKEGFDPNVIKDPLFFRDDKKKSYVPLNPDTYAAILDMKLNL comes from the exons ATGGTGCTGGGCGCCGTGGCGGTGGCGGTGCTGGCCGgactggttttgctgctgttgctggtgCCGCCAGTGACATGGCACTTGGTTCCGTTCCTCTGGGTTGACCTGGTGGCTTTCGGCGCCTTGGTGCGCTCCTCGCTGCGCTGCCAGTGGCGCTTGAACCGCCGACCCCCCATCACCCTCCTCGATGTCTTCCAGGACCACGCTCGCCGCCAGCCACACCGGCCCTTGCTCCGCTTCCAGGAGGAGGTTTACACCTATGAGGATGTGGAACGGCAGAGTAACCGCGCCGCCCGGGCTTTGGGCCAGCACCTGGGGCTCCAACCGGGTCAACCCGTCGGCGTCTTCCTCCCCAACGAGCCCACCTACGTCTGGACCTGGCTGGCCTTGGCCAAGTTGGGTTGCCCCATGGCTTGTCTCAACTGCAATGTGCGGGGTCAGGCGCTGCGTCACGCACTCGCTGCCGCCCGCATCACCCTGCTCCTTGCCAGTCTCG atCTCCAGGCCGCCGTGGAagaggtgctgccagccctgcagcacgATGGCATCCGTGTCTTCTACCTGAGCTCCACGTCCCCCACACCGGGCGTCGaggccctgctgcccaccatCAAGGCAGCCTCTGATgagcccctgcccagccatcACCGTGCTGGCACCACTGCCAGCTCCAAGGCCATGTACATCTACACCTCTGGCACCACCG GGCTGCCCAAGGCAGCAGTGATCACCGAGAAGAAGCTGATGATGGTGGCCAGCCTGGGTCGGCTCTGTGGCCTGCGGCCCGATGATGTAATCTACACGACACTACCGCTCTACCACTCAGCTGGGCTGCTTATTGGGGTGGGAGGGTGCTTCGAGGTCG GAGCCACCTGCGTCCTACGGGCCAAGTTCTCTGCCTCCCAGTTCTGGGATGACTGTCGCCGCTACAACGTCTCTGTCATCCAGTATGTGGGCGAGCTCATGCGCTACCTCTGCAACACGCCCAAG CGCCCCAATGACCGGGAGCACGGGGTGCGCATGGCGTTGGGCAATGGCCTGCGGGCAGAGGTGTGGAAGGAGTTCCTCCAACGCTTTGGGCCCATCTCCATCTGTGAGTTTTACGGGGCCACTGAGGGCAACGCTGGTTTCATCAACTACACCGGCAAGATCGGAGCCGTGGGCAGAGCCAACATGTTCCTCAAG AGTTTTGCTCCCTTTGAGCTCATCAAGTACAATGTGGAGGCGGATGAACCCGTACGTGACGAGCGAGGTCTCTGCATCCAAGTCCGCCCCG GTGAGACAGGGCTACTGGTCATCAAAATCACCAAGAACACCCCATTCCATGGCTACGCAGGCGATTcccagaagacagagaaaaagatcTTGAGGGATGTCTTGGTCAAAGGTGATGCCTTCTTCAACAGCGGTGACCTCCTTGTGATTGACCATGAAAAATTCGTCTACTTCCAGGACCGCGTGGGAGATACTTTCCG gtgGAAAGGTGAGAACGTGGCCACGACAGAGGTGGAAGCCACTCTTGCCATGGTGGACTTCATCCAGGAGGTCAATGTCTATGGGGTGTCTGTGCCAG GGTGCGAGGGGAGGTGCGGCATGGCAGCCATCCGCCTGAAAGCCGGGGCAAGCTTTGAGGGCGAGAGCTTCTACACCTTCACAGGGGACACGCTACCCAGCTACGCAGCCCCCCGCTTCGTGAGGATCCAG GATACTTTGGAGATCACGGGGACCTTCAAGCAGTGCAAAGGCAACCTCGTCAAAGAAGGCTTCGACCCCAATGTCATCAAAGACCCCCTCTTCTTCCGCGATGACAAGAAGAAATCCTACGTGCCCTTGAACCCCGACACCTATGCCGCCATCCTGGACATGAAGCTCAACCTGTAG
- the LRRC4B gene encoding LOW QUALITY PROTEIN: leucine-rich repeat-containing protein 4B (The sequence of the model RefSeq protein was modified relative to this genomic sequence to represent the inferred CDS: deleted 1 base in 1 codon): protein MAAPAPLRMPLPLPPPALLLLLLLLLAPAAPAAAPTSCPAACSCSNQASRVICTRRELLEVPASISVNTRYLNLQENHIQVIRTDTFKHLRHLEILQLSRNLVRKVEVGAFNGLPNLNTLELFDNRLTTVPTQAFEYLSKLRELWLRNNPIESIPSYAFNRVPSLRRLDLGELKRLEYISEAAFEGLVNLRYLNLGMCNLKEIPNLTALVRLEELELSGNRLGRVRPGSFQGLGSLRKLWLMHARVAAVERNAFDDLKALEELNLAHNELASLPHDLFAPLHRLERVHLHHNPWRCDCDVLWLSWWLRETVPSNTSCCARCHAPPALRGRYLGELEPGHFTCYAPVIVEPPADLNVTEGMAAELKCRTGTAMTSVNWLTPNGTLMTHGSYRVRISVLHDGTLNFTNVTVQDTGQYTCMVTNAAGNTTASATLNVSAADAAAAAAAAAAATGYTYFTTVTVETTDAGGEEPAPQTAPAPTVGWENAGGSTAAPATRATGKPFTVPITAAAAGAGGGLQDLDDVLKTTKIIIGCFVAITFMAAVMLVAFYKLRKQHQRHKHRGGPARAVEIVNVEDELAGGTVVAVAAGSGGDNRLALPALERDHLDRYAAFAAHYSNSGAALGCGKNPLLNSVHEPLLFKSPSKENVQETQI, encoded by the exons ATGGCGGCCCCGGCGCCCCTTAGGatgccgctgccgctgccgccgccggcattgctgctgctgctgctgctgctgctggccccggCTGCTCCGGCTGCTGCTCCAACCTCGTGCCCAGCCGCTTGTTCCTGCAGCAACCAGGCGAGCCGGGTGATTTGCACCCGCCGGGAGCTGCTGGAGGTCCCAGCTAGCATCTCGGTGAACACGCGGTACCTGAACCTGCAGGAGAACCACATCCAGGTGATCCGCACCGACACCTTCAAACACCTGCGGCACCTGGAGATCCTGCAGCTGAGCCGCAACCTGGTGCGCAAGGTAGAGGTGGGCGCCTTCAACGGGCTGCCCAACCTCAACACCTTGGAGCTCTTCGACAACCGCCTGACCACCGTCCCCACCCAAGCCTTTGAGTATCTCTCCAAGCTGCGGGAGCTGTGGTTGCGCAACAACCCCATCGAGAGCATCCCCTCCTACGCCTTCAACCGCGTGCCCTCCCTGCGCCGCCTCGACCTGGGCGAGCTCAAGCGCTTGGAGTACATCTCCGAAGCTGCCTTTGAGGGCTTGGTCAACCTCCGCTACTTGAACTTGGGGATGTGCAACCTGAAGGAGATCCCCAACTTGACGGCCTTGGTGCGGTTGGAAGAGTTGGAGTTGTCGGGGAACCGCCTGGGGCGTGTGCGGCCAGGTTCCTTCCAAGGCTTGGGGAGCTTGAGGAAGCTCTGGTTGATGCACGCGCGCGTGGCGGCAGTGGAGCGCAATGCCTTCGATGATCTCAAAGCTTTGGAGGAGCTGAATTTGGCCCACAACGAGCTGGCCTCGCTGCCCCACGACCTCTTCGCCCCCTTGCACCGCCTGGAGCGGGTTCACTTGCACCACAACCCTTGGCGCTGCGACTGCGACGTCTTGTGGTTGAGTTGGTGGTTGAGGGAGACGGTGCCCAGTAACACCAGTTGCTGCGCCCGTTGCCACGCGCCGCCGGCATTGCGGGGGCGTTACTTGGGGGAGCTGGAACCAGGGCATTTCACCTGCTATGCGCCGGTGATTGTGGAACCCCCGGCCGACCTCAATGTCACCGAAGGGATGGCGGCCGAACTCAAGTGCCGTACCGGCACCGCCATGACGTCGGTCAACTGGTTGACCCCCAACGGGACGTTGATGACCCACGGTTCCTACCGGGTGAGGATCTCTGTCCTTCACGACGGTACCCTCAACTTCACCAACGTCACTGTGCAGGACACGGGGCAGTACACCTGTATGGTCACCAACGCCGCTGGCAACACCACCGCCTCCGCCACGCTCAACGTCTCGGCAGCCGAtgccgccgctgctgccgctgccgctgctgctgctaccGGTTACACCTATTTCACCACCGTCACGGTGGAAACCACCGACGCCGGCGGCGAGGAACCAGCTCCGCAAACCGCCCCGGCGCCCACCGTCGGGTGGGAAAACGCCGGTGGCTCCACAGCGGCTCCAGCCACCCGTGCCACCGGTAAACCCTTCACCGTCCCCAtcacggcggcggcggcgggg gcgggtggggggtTACAGGATCTGGACGACGTCTTGAAGACCACCAAGATCATCATCGGGTGCTTCGTGGCCATCACCTTCATGGCGGCCGTCATGCTGGTGGCGTTCTACAAGCTCCGCAAGCAACACCAGCGCCACAAGCaccgcggcggccccgcgcgCGCTGTTGAGATCGTCAACGTAGAGGACGAGTTGGCCGGGGGGACCG TGGTGGCGGTGGCGGCGGGTAGCGGTGGGGACAACCGGTTGGCGTTGCCGGCGTTGGAGCGGGATCACCTCGACCGTTACGCCGCCTTCGCTGCCCATTACAGCAACAGCGGCGCGGCGCTGGGCTGCGGCAAGAACCCGCTGCTCAACTCGGTGCACGAACCCCTGCTCTTCAAGAGCCCCTCCAAGGAGAACGTGCAGGAGACCCAGATCTga
- the JOSD2 gene encoding josephin-2, which translates to MSGPPLPSPSAAGGPAGLYHERQRLELCAVHALNNVLQRPCFTQEAADEICKRLAPNAHLNPHRSLLGTGNYDVNVIMAALQSLELAAVWWDKRRSLERLALGQILGFILNVPSHVSLGFVALPLRRKHWLAVRQLRGTYYNLDSKLRAPVAIGGEAELRAFLRDFLSQGLCEVFLVVPRAVEEAGAWLSPE; encoded by the exons ATGTCAGGCCCCCCCCTCCCATCACCATCGGCAGCGGGGGGGCCGGCAGGGCTGTACCATGAACGGCAGCGCCTGGAGCTCTGTGCTGTTCACGCGCTCAACAATGTCCTGCAGCGACCCTGCTTCACCCAGGAGGCTGCAGATGAGATCTGCAAGAG GTTGGCACCCAATGCCCACCTCAACCCACACCGCAGCCTCCTGGGCACTGGCAACTACGACGTCAACGTCATCATGGCTGCACTGCAGAGCCTGGAGCTGGCGGCCGTTTGGTGGGACAAACGCCG GTCGCTGGAGCGTCTGGCGCTGGGTCAGATCCTGGGATTCATCCTCAACGTCCCCTCTCACGTCTCGCTGGGTTTTGTGGCATTGCCGTTACGCCGTAAGCACTGGTTAGCCGTCCGGCAACTTCGCGGTACCTACTACAACCTCGATTCCAAACTCCGGGCGCCCGTCGCCATCGGCGGCGAGGCTGAGCTGAG GGCCTTCCTGCGGGATTTCCTCTCCCAAGGGCTCTGCGAGGTTTTCCTAGTCGTGCCGCGTGCCGTGGAGGAAGCCGGCGCCTGGTTGAGCCCCGAGTGA
- the SLC27A5 gene encoding long-chain fatty acid transport protein 5 isoform X2, whose product MVLGAVAVAVLAGLVLLLLLVPPVTWHLVPFLWVDLVAFGALVRSSLRCQWRLNRRPPITLLDVFQDHARRQPHRPLLRFQEEVYTYEDVERQSNRAARALGQHLGLQPGQPVGVFLPNEPTYVWTWLALAKLGCPMACLNCNVRGQALRHALAAARITLLLASLDLQAAVEEVLPALQHDGIRVFYLSSTSPTPGVEALLPTIKAASDEPLPSHHRAGTTASSKAMYIYTSGTTGLPKAAVITEKKLMMVASLGRLCGLRPDDVIYTTLPLYHSAGLLIGVGGCFEVGATCVLRAKFSASQFWDDCRRYNVSVIQYVGELMRYLCNTPKRPNDREHGVRMALGNGLRAEVWKEFLQRFGPISICEFYGATEGNAGFINYTGKIGAVGRANMFLKSFAPFELIKYNVEADEPVRDERGLCIQVRPGETGLLVIKITKNTPFHGYAGDSQKTEKKILRDVLVKGDAFFNSGDLLVIDHEKFVYFQDRVGDTFRWKGENVATTEVEATLAMVDFIQEVNVYGVSVPGYFGDHGDLQAVQRQPRQRRLRPQCHQRPPLLPR is encoded by the exons ATGGTGCTGGGCGCCGTGGCGGTGGCGGTGCTGGCCGgactggttttgctgctgttgctggtgCCGCCAGTGACATGGCACTTGGTTCCGTTCCTCTGGGTTGACCTGGTGGCTTTCGGCGCCTTGGTGCGCTCCTCGCTGCGCTGCCAGTGGCGCTTGAACCGCCGACCCCCCATCACCCTCCTCGATGTCTTCCAGGACCACGCTCGCCGCCAGCCACACCGGCCCTTGCTCCGCTTCCAGGAGGAGGTTTACACCTATGAGGATGTGGAACGGCAGAGTAACCGCGCCGCCCGGGCTTTGGGCCAGCACCTGGGGCTCCAACCGGGTCAACCCGTCGGCGTCTTCCTCCCCAACGAGCCCACCTACGTCTGGACCTGGCTGGCCTTGGCCAAGTTGGGTTGCCCCATGGCTTGTCTCAACTGCAATGTGCGGGGTCAGGCGCTGCGTCACGCACTCGCTGCCGCCCGCATCACCCTGCTCCTTGCCAGTCTCG atCTCCAGGCCGCCGTGGAagaggtgctgccagccctgcagcacgATGGCATCCGTGTCTTCTACCTGAGCTCCACGTCCCCCACACCGGGCGTCGaggccctgctgcccaccatCAAGGCAGCCTCTGATgagcccctgcccagccatcACCGTGCTGGCACCACTGCCAGCTCCAAGGCCATGTACATCTACACCTCTGGCACCACCG GGCTGCCCAAGGCAGCAGTGATCACCGAGAAGAAGCTGATGATGGTGGCCAGCCTGGGTCGGCTCTGTGGCCTGCGGCCCGATGATGTAATCTACACGACACTACCGCTCTACCACTCAGCTGGGCTGCTTATTGGGGTGGGAGGGTGCTTCGAGGTCG GAGCCACCTGCGTCCTACGGGCCAAGTTCTCTGCCTCCCAGTTCTGGGATGACTGTCGCCGCTACAACGTCTCTGTCATCCAGTATGTGGGCGAGCTCATGCGCTACCTCTGCAACACGCCCAAG CGCCCCAATGACCGGGAGCACGGGGTGCGCATGGCGTTGGGCAATGGCCTGCGGGCAGAGGTGTGGAAGGAGTTCCTCCAACGCTTTGGGCCCATCTCCATCTGTGAGTTTTACGGGGCCACTGAGGGCAACGCTGGTTTCATCAACTACACCGGCAAGATCGGAGCCGTGGGCAGAGCCAACATGTTCCTCAAG AGTTTTGCTCCCTTTGAGCTCATCAAGTACAATGTGGAGGCGGATGAACCCGTACGTGACGAGCGAGGTCTCTGCATCCAAGTCCGCCCCG GTGAGACAGGGCTACTGGTCATCAAAATCACCAAGAACACCCCATTCCATGGCTACGCAGGCGATTcccagaagacagagaaaaagatcTTGAGGGATGTCTTGGTCAAAGGTGATGCCTTCTTCAACAGCGGTGACCTCCTTGTGATTGACCATGAAAAATTCGTCTACTTCCAGGACCGCGTGGGAGATACTTTCCG gtgGAAAGGTGAGAACGTGGCCACGACAGAGGTGGAAGCCACTCTTGCCATGGTGGACTTCATCCAGGAGGTCAATGTCTATGGGGTGTCTGTGCCAG GATACTTTGGAGATCACGGGGACCTTCAAGCAGTGCAAAGGCAACCTCGTCAAAGAAGGCTTCGACCCCAATGTCATCAAAGACCCCCTCTTCTTCCGCGATGA